ACTAAAGAAATTGATCCTGACAAAAAAGACTTTATTGTAGAGTTAACCAATATGCGTAAAGTAGGATTGGTACGTGATGAAAACGACGTGTATTTTATTTTTCAATCGTTTTACGGTTTGTTTATGGATTTAATTCCTGTGAATGCCACGGGAGATGATTTTATTTTAAGTGAAGCTATTTTTGACAATGGTAAAAAAGTTAATCTAAACTTTCAATCCAAACCTTCAATTGAAAATGAGAATTTTTCGGGTCATTACACTATTAATACTGAAAACAATGCTATGGAACATTTTAAAATGCATGTAGCATTAGAAAACAAACCCTTTTCTGAAAATGCAAATACTAAATACAGAACAATTTCGTACGATAAAGAAATAATACTTTCAAAATCTTCTAAAACAAACAAGTACTATATTTCCTCTGCCAAGTACGATGTAAGAGTTGAGCAGACAGACAAACAAAATTCATATACTTCATACTACGATGTATCGTTTATTTTAACTACTTCAGATAATGAAGGAGACTTTGAGGTTAAGAAAAATGTAAGTACATCAAAAGACCTTTTCAAAATAAATTATCCATACGACCAGAGCTATTGGAATTCACAAAATCAATTGTTATTAACTAACGAAATGTTAGATTTTATTGAAAAAGTGAAAGACTCCAGTAATGAGTTTAAAGTAAGAAGTAATATCAAAAATTAAGAATTCAATAGCGCTAATTTCTTTTACGTTTTAATAACAGTGTAAATAATAAAATCAAGAATCCGCAAACAAGTAGCACCATAAAGCTTCTTGTTAGACTATAATTCTCCGCTAAAAATCCTAAAATTGGTGGCGCACATAAAAACCCCGCATACCCAGAACCAGCTATAAATGCTATTCCTTTTGAGGAATCTATTCCCTTTACATTTCCGCCAATTCTAAAAACTTCGGGTACCATAACCGAAAATCCTAAGCCATTTAAGGCAAAACCAATGATACTTAATGGTGTGTTTGTTGTCAATACTAAAAAGTATCCTATAATTGCCAAAATAGCCCCAATGGAAACTATTCTAACTGAACCTATTTTATCGCTAATACCATCCCCCAAAAATCGACCTAAAGTCATAGTGATTTGAAATCCTAAAAAACCTAAACCCCATAATGCTTCTGGTGCCAAGGCTATTTCTTTAAGATATAATCCACTCCAATCCACTATGGCGCCTTCACTTCCCATAGCAATAAAAGAAATAAGCCCCAAGAGCAAAAGTGGTTTCAATAAACCCAAACTAAATGGCTCGTTTTCTATTTCTTCTGCTATTTCAGAAAAGTATTGTTTTCGGAACCTAAAATTTACTACTAAAACCAATACTACTGCAATGGACATGTGCAAAACAGGATTTGATAACGGACCAATTAAAAAACTACCTAAACCTGCCAAAACTCCACCAAGGCTAAAAAAACCATGTGAAGCCGCCATAAACTTAACTTTATCTTTTTTCTCAATTTCTGTCACCAAGGTATTCATAGAAATATCTGTGATACCATTAGCGGCCCCAAAAAGAAATAAAGCACCCATCAAAACATAATAATTTGGTGCCATAAGTGGCAACATAGCGGCTATGCAACTTAAAATAACGCTATAAAAGGTAGATTTGCCAACTCCTACTTTATTTATTATTGTTGATGCAAATGGAAAAACTGTAAAGACGCCTAGGGCCAAAAAGAAAATTGCAATTCCTAACTCAGACTTACTAATCCCTAAAGATTCTTTTACCGTAGGGATGTAAATTGCCCAAGTACCAAAAAGTATATTGATACTGGCAAATACCCATGATGGTCCAAAGTATCGAGCATTTCCTAAAATTAATCTTAATGATTTCACTTGGTTGTTGGTTGTTGGTTGTTGGTTGTTGGTTGTTGGTTGTTGGTTGTTGGTTAAAATTTTAAAAAATAGTATTCTCTTTTCAATATTCTATTCTCTATAAACTCAATTTGCTAATACTCCTGATTTCAAAATTTGCCCAAAACGGTACATGTCTTCATACGAGCAATAGAAAGGTGCTGGGGCCAAACGAATTACATTTGGCTCGCGCCAATCTGTCACCACCCCGTTTTCCATTAAATAATTAAACAAAGATTTTCCTTGGCCGTGCAAAAATACGGACAACTGGCAGCCTCTATCTTTGGGGGTTATAATTTCAAAAGAACTATCAACTTCTTTATCTATTTCATGTAATATAAATTCTAAATAGGATACGATTAAATTTCTTTTTTCAATCAATTTTGCCATTCCTACTTCTTCAAACATGGTCAGCGATGCTAAATATGGTGCTACCGATAGTACAGGTACATTACTAATTTGCCATGCATCGGCATTTTCCATAGGTTCAAACTCCGGTTTCATTAAAAAACGGGTTTCCTTTTTGGTTCCCCACCAACCTTCAAACCGCTGAATGTCTTTTTTATTTAGATGTCTCTTGTTTACGAATATACCCGAAGCATTACCTGGACCACTATTCATATACTTGTAACTACACCACGAGGCAAAATCTGCATCCCAGTCATGTAGTTTTAATTCTACATTACCCACGGCATGGGCTAAATCCCAACCCACATTGGCACCTACAGCTTTCCCCGTCTTTGTAATGGCTTTCATATCCATCACTTGACCGTTATAATAGTTAACGCCCCCAATTAAGACTAGGGCTAATTCATCTCCTAATTCCTCAATGGTTTCAAGAATATCTTCCGTACGCCAGTGATTTTCACCATCTCGTTTTTTAAGTTCTACTATAGTTTCGTCTGGATCTAAGCCATGAAACCGCACTTGACTTTGAAACATATATTGATCGCTAGGAAATGCTTTTTCTTCACATAAAATTTTAAATCGTGTTTTTGTAGGGTTGTAAAAAGAAACCATTAATAAATGAAGATTAACCGTTAAGGTATTCATCACAGATACTTCTTCTGGCAATGCGCCTACTACTTTTGCTAAAGGTTTTGCAAGTCGCTCATGATAATCCCACCAAGGTTTTTCAGCATAAAAATGACCTTCCACGGCTAGTTCTCCCCAATCCTTCATCACCTCATCAACGAATGCCTTGGTACGTTTTGGCTGTAGACCTAATGAATTTCCTGTAAAATAAATGACTTCCTTCCCTTTGATTTTAGGAAAAAAAAATTCATCTCTATATGATTTTAAGTTATCCTTAGCATCTAAAGATTGAGCAAATTCCAACGTATTCTTAAATTCCATAGCTAATTTTGTATAAAAGTAATCATAAGCCTATAATTTAATAAGCTCTATTCAATAATAGCTTATTAATATTCTGTTCTTAAACGCATTTCTATCATATGCTTTTTAAAACCCCCTTTTTCATAGGCTCTTATGGCAGGTTCATTGTCGCTATATACATGTAGCCTTATCTCTATCAATCCCATTTCTGAAGCCCAATCTTGTAAACCGTTCACAATCATTCCGTTAATTCCTTTGCCTCTATATGTAGGGTCAGTATACATAAATCCTAAATAAGCAAAGGTTTCATGATCTAAATAGTGTCTTGCTGGCTTTTCTAGGCCGTAACCAGATGCCACTATTTTATCTTCATCACAAGCTACCAAAACTGTGGCTCTAGGATTATCCATTAGCCCATTTAAATCATAATAATTAACATTGCTTTCCCTAATTGTTGGGTCAAATGGACGTTCAGCTATTACCACTTCTTGTTCAAAACCCAATAAAATGGGCAAATCACTTTTTACAGCCTCCCTAATTCTTATTTCACTATTCATTTATTCGCTATTTTGAAACCCTTAAATTAAGGCTTAAAACCCTATTTTTGCAAAAAGAAACGCATGCATTTTCTATCCCCACTTTTAGAAAACTATTTAGCTGATAATTCACAAGCAGAACCTAAATTATTACGGGAGCTTACCCGTGAAACTCATTTAAAAGTAATTCAGCCACGTATGCTTACAGGCCATTTTCAGGGTCGTGTTTTAAGCTTACTTTCTAAATTGATGCATCCTACCAATATTCTTGAAATTGGCACTTACACAGGATATTCTGCCTTATGCCTGGCCGAAGGTTTACAGAAAAACGGACAATTACATACTATTGATGTTAATGCTGAACTAGAACAAATACAGCGTACTTTTTTTGATAAAAGCGACTATGGCTCTCAAATTGTACAACATGTGGGAAACGCACTGGATATTATCCCAAAAATGGATATAACTTTTGACCTCATTTTTATAGATGCGGAGAAAAAACAATACGATAACTATTTGGAAGCAGTTTTACCCAAAACCAAATCCGGATCTGTAATACTTTCTGACAATGTGTTGTGGTCTGGTAAAGTGGTTGAACCTTTAGACCCTAAGGATATTACTACAAAAACATTGTTAGATTATAATAAAAAGCTCAGTGAGCATCCGCTTTTAGAAACTGTTTTATTGCCTATAAGGGATGGCTTGACTTTAAGTAGGGTAAAATAAGTAAACCGTACAACCTATAAAATAACCAAGCGGAAAATATACCCACTAACGCCCCTACTATTATATCAATAGGAAAATGCACTCCAACATACACTCTACTTAGAGCAAATAAAATTGGCCATATGTAAAACAAATACACCCATTTAAATTTTTGTCTTAAAAAAAGTACGGTCAAAGTAATAATTGAGAAAGATGATGATGCATGCCCAGAGAAGAAACTAAACCCAGAAGGACTTCTTAAAATGCGAATCAATGTATTTAATTCCTCATCATTATTAGGCCTTAACCTTTCCACTACATTCTTGGTTAAATCGGTTAAGGTAGCTACAAAAGCAGCCATAACCAATATGGTAAATAGCATGGATATGCCTTCGCGCTTTGGGAATTTAACAAATAGAAGGATGATGATTAAAACAAATAGCGGAATCCAAGGAGGGAATTTGGTTACGGTTGACCAAAAAACATCATACTGTTCAATACCAAGACTGTTAAGATAAACAAAGGTATCTCGATCCCATTGTAAAATCTTATCCAGCATAAAAATTACTTTCTTTTTATGCTACCAGTTACTTCATTGATATTTTTGCTGACATCGCTAATTTGCTTTTTAACATCATTTCCTAAACCAGAACTAATATCGCTTTTCATATCGTCGATATCTTTCTTGATATCTTTTACAAAACTGGTATCGATACCTTGCTTGTCGGCACTCTTCTGGATTTCTTGTTTAATATCCTCGGTAGCATCTTTTAGTTGACGCATACCTTTCCCCAATCCCTTGGCAATACCTGGAATTTTATCTGCACCAAAAACCATCACTACGATAAACATAATGAAGAAAATTTCCGCGCCACTAATAAATAATGAATACATAGCAATCATACTACAAATATAAACAAGTTTAGTATCGAAATTAAAAAAGCCCCGTATATCTACGGAGCTTTTTAGAAATTATTTTTCAACAATTATTTTCCTTTAACTTCCTCTTTCATTTTATCGAATTCACTCGATTGTTCTTTCTTAGGCCAGCTATTGTTTGTGGTATCAATATCAGCTGTTTCCATTTTAGGATCAATGTTTATTCCAGTTAATTCAGAAGCAGATGAAAGTACCATACTTACTTCTTTACTGTTCTTTCTCCAAATTTCTGGTGGGTAGGTTACATTTTTAACTGTACCGTCAGCATAGGTGTACTCTACAATTAATGGCATTGGTATACCTCCTGGACTATTATAAGTTACCTCATAAAAATATTTTGGTTCCTTCACAGCCGCTCTTTCTGCTTCTGTCATGTTATCCATCATAAACTCTTTTAAAGTTTTTGAAGATTCGGACGGTAAATTATTTTTAAGTTCTGGTGCAATAATGTCTGTATCCCCATATTCTTCTAAATATACCAAAGGCATTAAATCTGCTTCCGTCATATTTCTTTCAGATAAATAAGCTTGCATTTTTTTATTTGGCTTATCACTTACATAATACTTTTTAATGCCCTTTACGCCCATATCAACATAATCGGTAGTATAGAACCACCCTCTCCAATACCAATCTAAATCTACGGCAGATGCATCTTCCATTGTTCTAAAGAAATCTTCTGGAGTTGGGTGCTTAAATTTCCAACGGTGAGAGTAGGTTTTAAAAGCGTGATCAAATAACTCGCGCCCCATAACGGTTTCTCTCAATATATTTAATGCCGTCGCCGGCTTGCCATATGCATTTGGCCCTAATTGAAATACATTTTCAGGATTAGACATTATTGGCGAAATTGTACTTTGATCTCCACTCATATAAGGCACAATTTTAGCAGGATCACCTCTTCTTGAAGGATATTTATCATTTGGAGCAATTGCCTCGGGATAGGCTTCACCAAATTCTTGTTCTGCCATAAACTGCATAAAAGTATCTAAACCTTCATCCATCCACCCCCATTGACGCTCGTCGGAGTTTACGATCATTGGAAAAAAGTTATGGCCTACTTCGTGAATAATTACACTGATCATACCATATTTAGTTCTATCAGAGTAGCTACCATCTGCATTTGGCCTACCATAGTTCCAACAAATCATTGGGTATTCCATTCCCTGATTCTTCGCATGTACCGATATTGCTTTAGGATACGGATAATCGAAGGTATGTGATGAATATGATTTAAGTGTATGTGCTACTGCTTTTGTAGAATATTCTTCCCATAGTGGGTTACCTTCTTTTGGATACATGGAGACAGCCATAATATCCTTACCACCCAATTTTACCGCTTGCATATCCCAAATGAATTTTCTTGAAGTTGCAAAACCAAAATCACGTACATTTTCAGCTTTTAGTTTCCATGTTTTTGTTTTATCGGAAAACCCTTTTTCAGCTGCTTCAGCTTCTGCCTGTGTTACTATAATAACAGGTTTGTCATAAGATTTCTTGGCTAACTCGTAACGACGCATCATTTCTGAAGTATATACTTCTTTTCTGTTTTGAAGCACACCAGTACCATCTAAAACATGATCCGCAGGTACCGTAATATTTACTTCATAGTTTCCAAAAGGCAGTGCAAACTCGCCACTACCCCAAAACTGATGGTTCTGCCATCCTTCTACATCATTGTATACTGCCATTCTTGGGAAGAATTGAGCAATAA
The genomic region above belongs to Maribacter hydrothermalis and contains:
- a CDS encoding peptidase associated/transthyretin-like domain-containing protein, whose product is MKFSLLPLLFFTLCSYSQHSISAIVLDSADNSPLEFVGIYNSKDHTMTNADGRFQFSSSSDSIIIYRVGYDKQITTFQKVKDTIYLNKSVLELNEVTVTNERTLWQKVGDSVRSNYPTYPYKEKFLLRGVLRYNGKITRIQDLQGKLERRTLLYTKEIDPDKKDFIVELTNMRKVGLVRDENDVYFIFQSFYGLFMDLIPVNATGDDFILSEAIFDNGKKVNLNFQSKPSIENENFSGHYTINTENNAMEHFKMHVALENKPFSENANTKYRTISYDKEIILSKSSKTNKYYISSAKYDVRVEQTDKQNSYTSYYDVSFILTTSDNEGDFEVKKNVSTSKDLFKINYPYDQSYWNSQNQLLLTNEMLDFIEKVKDSSNEFKVRSNIKN
- a CDS encoding MFS transporter; translated protein: MKSLRLILGNARYFGPSWVFASINILFGTWAIYIPTVKESLGISKSELGIAIFFLALGVFTVFPFASTIINKVGVGKSTFYSVILSCIAAMLPLMAPNYYVLMGALFLFGAANGITDISMNTLVTEIEKKDKVKFMAASHGFFSLGGVLAGLGSFLIGPLSNPVLHMSIAVVLVLVVNFRFRKQYFSEIAEEIENEPFSLGLLKPLLLLGLISFIAMGSEGAIVDWSGLYLKEIALAPEALWGLGFLGFQITMTLGRFLGDGISDKIGSVRIVSIGAILAIIGYFLVLTTNTPLSIIGFALNGLGFSVMVPEVFRIGGNVKGIDSSKGIAFIAGSGYAGFLCAPPILGFLAENYSLTRSFMVLLVCGFLILLFTLLLKRKRN
- the kynU gene encoding kynureninase, with protein sequence MEFKNTLEFAQSLDAKDNLKSYRDEFFFPKIKGKEVIYFTGNSLGLQPKRTKAFVDEVMKDWGELAVEGHFYAEKPWWDYHERLAKPLAKVVGALPEEVSVMNTLTVNLHLLMVSFYNPTKTRFKILCEEKAFPSDQYMFQSQVRFHGLDPDETIVELKKRDGENHWRTEDILETIEELGDELALVLIGGVNYYNGQVMDMKAITKTGKAVGANVGWDLAHAVGNVELKLHDWDADFASWCSYKYMNSGPGNASGIFVNKRHLNKKDIQRFEGWWGTKKETRFLMKPEFEPMENADAWQISNVPVLSVAPYLASLTMFEEVGMAKLIEKRNLIVSYLEFILHEIDKEVDSSFEIITPKDRGCQLSVFLHGQGKSLFNYLMENGVVTDWREPNVIRLAPAPFYCSYEDMYRFGQILKSGVLAN
- a CDS encoding GNAT family N-acetyltransferase, with protein sequence MNSEIRIREAVKSDLPILLGFEQEVVIAERPFDPTIRESNVNYYDLNGLMDNPRATVLVACDEDKIVASGYGLEKPARHYLDHETFAYLGFMYTDPTYRGKGINGMIVNGLQDWASEMGLIEIRLHVYSDNEPAIRAYEKGGFKKHMIEMRLRTEY
- a CDS encoding O-methyltransferase, whose translation is MHFLSPLLENYLADNSQAEPKLLRELTRETHLKVIQPRMLTGHFQGRVLSLLSKLMHPTNILEIGTYTGYSALCLAEGLQKNGQLHTIDVNAELEQIQRTFFDKSDYGSQIVQHVGNALDIIPKMDITFDLIFIDAEKKQYDNYLEAVLPKTKSGSVILSDNVLWSGKVVEPLDPKDITTKTLLDYNKKLSEHPLLETVLLPIRDGLTLSRVK
- a CDS encoding phosphatase PAP2 family protein — translated: MLDKILQWDRDTFVYLNSLGIEQYDVFWSTVTKFPPWIPLFVLIIILLFVKFPKREGISMLFTILVMAAFVATLTDLTKNVVERLRPNNDEELNTLIRILRSPSGFSFFSGHASSSFSIITLTVLFLRQKFKWVYLFYIWPILFALSRVYVGVHFPIDIIVGALVGIFSAWLFYRLYGLLILPYLKSSHPL
- a CDS encoding Sec-independent protein translocase subunit TatA/TatB — encoded protein: MIAMYSLFISGAEIFFIMFIVVMVFGADKIPGIAKGLGKGMRQLKDATEDIKQEIQKSADKQGIDTSFVKDIKKDIDDMKSDISSGLGNDVKKQISDVSKNINEVTGSIKRK
- a CDS encoding M1 family metallopeptidase: MIRVKYALASILFLFVAVTFAQDEVTKEKEPGHLNQSKFKQLYEEFATPNTYRSASGAPGPDYYQQQADYVMDIRLDDKNAKIYGEETITYTNNSPDDLEYLWVQLDQNVRTKDSKAKLKDGSGVPVADQPSTFVSTYMTESFDGGFNIDYVKDDSGKALPYTINFTMMRVDLPTPLKSGEKYSFNIKWNYNIPDHTVNRARSGYEYFKEDGNRAYVIAQFFPRMAVYNDVEGWQNHQFWGSGEFALPFGNYEVNITVPADHVLDGTGVLQNRKEVYTSEMMRRYELAKKSYDKPVIIVTQAEAEAAEKGFSDKTKTWKLKAENVRDFGFATSRKFIWDMQAVKLGGKDIMAVSMYPKEGNPLWEEYSTKAVAHTLKSYSSHTFDYPYPKAISVHAKNQGMEYPMICWNYGRPNADGSYSDRTKYGMISVIIHEVGHNFFPMIVNSDERQWGWMDEGLDTFMQFMAEQEFGEAYPEAIAPNDKYPSRRGDPAKIVPYMSGDQSTISPIMSNPENVFQLGPNAYGKPATALNILRETVMGRELFDHAFKTYSHRWKFKHPTPEDFFRTMEDASAVDLDWYWRGWFYTTDYVDMGVKGIKKYYVSDKPNKKMQAYLSERNMTEADLMPLVYLEEYGDTDIIAPELKNNLPSESSKTLKEFMMDNMTEAERAAVKEPKYFYEVTYNSPGGIPMPLIVEYTYADGTVKNVTYPPEIWRKNSKEVSMVLSSASELTGINIDPKMETADIDTTNNSWPKKEQSSEFDKMKEEVKGK